Genomic segment of Acidobacteriota bacterium:
ACGGCATCATCGAGCAGCACCAGGGCAAAATCGAGGTGAGCGGCGCCCCCGGGGGGGGGAGCGTCTTCACGGTGCGCCTCCCCGTCATTCAGGAGAAGTCCCGGTGACCCCGAAGAAATACGAGCTTCTGCTCGTGGACGACGAACTGGCCAACCTGCAGAAGCTCGAGCGGACCTTCATGGGCCGGTACGGGGTCCACCGGGCGCGGTCGGGCGAGGAGGCGCTGGAAATTCTCGGCCGGGTGCCCGTCGACGCGATCATCACCGACCAGAAAATGCCCGGAATGACGGGCATTGAACTGCTGGAGCTGTCCCAGAAGAACCGGCCGGATATTGTCCGCATCGTGCTCACGGGGTTCACGGAGGTCGACGACCTCATCGCCGCCATCAACACCGGCAAGGTCCACAGGTACATCACCAAGCCGTGGGAGCCCGACAGCCTGAGGCTGGCGGTCCGGGACGCGCTCGAGAAGATGGAACTCGTGAGGGAAAACGAGCGCCTCGCCTCCGAACTCCAGTCGGTCAACGAAAGGCTCCGGACCGAGAACATCCTCCTGCGCCGCGAAATGGAAACGCAGGCCTATCCCCGGGACATCATCCACGGCAGTCCCGAAATGGACCACATCCTCGGCCTGTTGCGCCGGGTGACCGGGACGGAGACAACGGTCCTCATCCAGGGGGAAACCGGCACGGGGAAGGAGCTGATCGCCCGTTTCATCCACGCCGAGAGTCACCGGAGGGACCGGATCTTCATCCCGGTCAACTGCGGCGCCATTCCGAAGGACCTGGTGGAAAGCGAGTTTTTCGGGCATGCGAAGGGGGCTTTCACCGGGGCCACCCAGGACAGGAAGGGATACTTCGAGATGGCCGAGGGGGGGACCATTTTCCTCGACGAGATCGGCGAGGCGCCGCCGGAACTCCAGGTGAAGCTGCTGCGCGTCATCCAGGAGGACGAGATCATGCCCGTGGGCACGCACCAGCCCCGCAAGGTGGATGTCCGCCTGATCGCATCGACCAACAGGGACCTGAAGGCCGAAGTCGAGTCCGGCCGTTTTCGCCAGGATCTTTTCTTCCGGATCAACGTCTTCTCCGTCACCATCCCCCCCCTGCGGGAGCGCACCGGGGACATCCTCCCGATCGCCGAATTTTTCCTGCGGCAGTTTTCGCTCAAGCTGAACCGTCCGGCCGGGCGCTTCACGGAGGAGACCCGGCAGCGGCTCCTGGCCTATTCCTGGCCCGGCAACGTGCGGGAACTCCAGAACGAGGTGGAGCGGCTCGTCCTGCTGGCCGAGGGGCTGAAGCCGATCGGTCCGGACCTGTTGAGCGACCACATCCGCCGGCGCCAGACTCCTCCCGTGCCCGCGGGCGGAGATCTCAAATCGGCGGTCAGGGACCTGGAGGAAGCGATGATCCGCGAAACCATGGCGCGCCACGACCAGAACCGGTCGCGTACGGCCCGCGCCCTGGGAATCAGCCGCCAGTCCCTGCTGGAGAAGCTCCGGCGGATGAAGTGATCTGTCCATTTTCATTCCGATAAGTGTCCAATTATTAGACACCCCATATCCTCTGTATTTAATGAACTTGGGG
This window contains:
- a CDS encoding sigma-54-dependent Fis family transcriptional regulator codes for the protein MTPKKYELLLVDDELANLQKLERTFMGRYGVHRARSGEEALEILGRVPVDAIITDQKMPGMTGIELLELSQKNRPDIVRIVLTGFTEVDDLIAAINTGKVHRYITKPWEPDSLRLAVRDALEKMELVRENERLASELQSVNERLRTENILLRREMETQAYPRDIIHGSPEMDHILGLLRRVTGTETTVLIQGETGTGKELIARFIHAESHRRDRIFIPVNCGAIPKDLVESEFFGHAKGAFTGATQDRKGYFEMAEGGTIFLDEIGEAPPELQVKLLRVIQEDEIMPVGTHQPRKVDVRLIASTNRDLKAEVESGRFRQDLFFRINVFSVTIPPLRERTGDILPIAEFFLRQFSLKLNRPAGRFTEETRQRLLAYSWPGNVRELQNEVERLVLLAEGLKPIGPDLLSDHIRRRQTPPVPAGGDLKSAVRDLEEAMIRETMARHDQNRSRTARALGISRQSLLEKLRRMK